One window from the genome of Pseudomonadota bacterium encodes:
- a CDS encoding ankyrin repeat domain-containing protein, with protein sequence MHTTPLDILKLGILEGDINLISETIKQNPYLLRYTDSYGASALHWAAKEGQCAIIEYFVGEGMSVNQVTLKSHHTPLHYAAAAGHADCVQTLINFNANIDACDINGKTAAHWACLGAHAVCLMTLKNHGADIEKKDVSGHTPMDIAEERHLAECIDILKQKRITPLTDHGTYGRVGEHVVIKSLGVGSMGKLSRIFDFYAQTVAYVIDDKYAGSESPFSAFHDNPREILSAYEWLQANGGNAKHPFIKIPRSINRRKSPAGIKPNKFQN encoded by the coding sequence ATGCATACAACACCATTAGATATTTTAAAGCTGGGTATTTTGGAGGGGGATATTAATCTGATCTCCGAGACAATTAAGCAAAATCCCTATCTTTTGCGCTATACCGATAGCTATGGGGCATCGGCTTTGCATTGGGCAGCTAAAGAGGGACAATGCGCAATCATAGAATACTTCGTTGGTGAAGGCATGAGTGTAAACCAGGTGACTTTAAAGTCACATCACACCCCGCTTCATTATGCCGCCGCAGCAGGCCATGCAGACTGCGTGCAAACTCTTATCAACTTTAACGCCAATATTGATGCCTGCGATATAAATGGAAAGACTGCCGCGCATTGGGCGTGTCTGGGAGCGCATGCGGTGTGCTTGATGACCCTAAAAAACCACGGTGCCGACATTGAAAAGAAAGACGTGAGCGGACATACGCCTATGGATATTGCCGAGGAGCGGCATCTGGCGGAATGTATCGACATTTTGAAGCAGAAGCGGATTACCCCATTAACGGATCACGGCACTTATGGAAGAGTGGGCGAGCATGTTGTGATCAAGTCACTTGGTGTCGGATCTATGGGGAAATTATCCCGGATATTTGACTTTTATGCGCAAACGGTTGCATATGTCATAGACGATAAATACGCGGGAAGTGAGAGCCCCTTCTCAGCCTTTCACGATAATCCCCGTGAAATACTTTCGGCATATGAATGGTTACAGGCTAACGGGGGAAATGCGAAACATCCCTTCATAAAAATTCCCAGAAGCATCAATAGAAGAAAATCCCCCGCAGGTATTAAACCGAACAAATTTCAGAATTAG
- a CDS encoding efflux RND transporter permease subunit: MHRNTDSPHDPSQSFIAGVIGWSARNRFLVLLGSFVLLIAGIFAVRNTPLDAIPDLSDTQVIIRTSWPGQAPQVIEDQVTFPLSTRMLSLPQAKTVRGFSMFGDSFLYIVFKDGTDLYWARSRVLEALSQVSSELPEAVRPQLGPDATGVGWVFQYALIDRTGRHDLQELRSLQDWFVRFELASIDGVAEIASVGGFVKEYQVLISPHKLHAYGIPLQKVISAIRAANQETGGRTIEMAESEYMIRSFGYIDSVTDLEQAVLAVGTDGVPVTIADIGRVVEAPSIRRGIAELNGEGEAVGGFVVMRPGANAHNVIKEIRERMEFIKNGLPEGVEIVTVYDRNTLIEGAVGYLERKLLEESLMVAIVIFLFLLHLRSAFVVIITLPLGILAAFIVMQAQGITANIMSLGGIAIAIGAMVDAAIVMVENAHRKLAALPDGATEQTRRTALLQAAKEVGPGLFFSLLIITASFLPVFALTGQSYRLFAPLAFTKTYAMAAASILSITLVPVLMLFFMRGKIKPEEKNILNRFFIFCYRPVLNTALRFRKTTLLLALCALISTAWPISKIGSEFMPPLNEGSLLYMPMTLPGVSPAKAREILQVTNRQLMNIPEVKQAFGKAGRSNSATDPAPLAMIETWIELKPPSTWRKGMTTEKLIAEMDKHVRLPGMRNVWGYPVKIRTDMMTTGIRTPVGIKISGQDLKIIDRLAKEIEAVALKVTGTRSAVADRVQGGKFVEIITDREKIARYGIAMTDVQMTVQTVLGGMMLDEVVEGRERYPVMLRYDRPYREHITDLSNILVAAPSGAQIPLTDIAEIKVNDGSAMITSEDARLNGWVFVDIENRDIGAYVTDLQKTLKTVALPQGYSLKISGQFEQMQEANHRLSIAIPAALLTILTLLYLYFGRWDRTWMLMLSVPFGLIGGFWWVWFAGYNMSVAVAVGFIALAGIATETAVVMMIYIDHEMRIAPPTTIAELLDNIRRGAVQRLRPKLMTVGTVILGLIPVFLTDGPGADVMRRIALPMVGGMASTMLLTLVFLPVIYAIYMQKTLNFDEERRLQK, encoded by the coding sequence ATGCACAGAAACACTGACAGCCCGCATGATCCGTCACAATCATTCATTGCCGGTGTGATCGGATGGTCGGCACGCAACCGCTTTCTGGTTTTGCTGGGCAGTTTTGTACTGCTAATCGCCGGAATATTCGCCGTGAGAAACACGCCTCTGGATGCCATTCCTGATTTATCGGATACGCAGGTGATTATCCGCACATCATGGCCGGGACAGGCACCGCAGGTCATAGAAGATCAAGTCACCTTTCCGCTTTCCACGCGTATGTTAAGTCTGCCGCAGGCGAAAACCGTTCGCGGATTTTCGATGTTCGGCGACAGCTTTCTTTATATCGTCTTCAAGGACGGAACGGATTTATATTGGGCGCGCAGCCGCGTTTTGGAGGCGTTATCACAGGTTTCAAGTGAGCTTCCCGAAGCTGTCCGGCCGCAATTGGGTCCTGACGCCACCGGTGTCGGCTGGGTTTTTCAATATGCTTTGATAGACCGCACGGGGCGGCATGATCTGCAGGAATTACGCTCCCTGCAGGACTGGTTTGTGCGTTTTGAACTCGCAAGCATTGACGGCGTTGCCGAAATCGCCTCCGTCGGCGGCTTTGTAAAAGAATATCAGGTACTCATCAGCCCTCACAAGCTTCACGCTTACGGTATCCCGTTGCAAAAGGTTATAAGTGCCATTCGTGCGGCTAATCAGGAAACGGGCGGGCGCACGATTGAAATGGCGGAAAGCGAGTATATGATCCGTTCCTTCGGCTATATAGATTCCGTGACGGATCTGGAGCAGGCTGTTCTGGCGGTCGGGACGGACGGCGTTCCCGTCACTATCGCCGATATAGGACGCGTGGTTGAAGCACCGTCTATTCGCCGCGGTATTGCGGAGCTGAACGGTGAAGGCGAAGCCGTCGGCGGTTTTGTTGTGATGCGTCCCGGTGCAAATGCACATAATGTGATTAAAGAAATCCGTGAACGCATGGAATTTATCAAAAACGGCCTGCCGGAAGGTGTGGAGATTGTGACCGTTTATGACCGCAATACGCTTATTGAAGGCGCGGTCGGTTATCTTGAGCGCAAGTTATTGGAGGAAAGCCTGATGGTTGCGATTGTCATCTTTCTTTTCCTCCTGCATTTGCGCAGCGCATTTGTCGTTATTATCACATTGCCTTTGGGTATTCTTGCCGCCTTTATCGTTATGCAGGCGCAAGGCATCACCGCCAATATCATGTCGCTGGGCGGTATTGCCATCGCCATCGGCGCGATGGTGGATGCGGCGATCGTGATGGTTGAAAACGCCCATAGGAAACTTGCCGCTTTGCCCGATGGCGCAACGGAACAAACACGCCGGACTGCGCTGTTACAGGCCGCGAAAGAAGTCGGGCCGGGGCTGTTTTTCTCTCTGCTGATTATTACCGCCTCTTTCCTGCCTGTTTTCGCGCTGACGGGGCAGTCTTACCGCCTGTTTGCGCCTTTGGCTTTTACAAAAACATATGCGATGGCGGCGGCAAGTATTTTGTCGATTACGCTGGTTCCCGTCCTGATGCTGTTTTTTATGCGCGGAAAAATCAAACCCGAAGAAAAGAATATTTTGAATCGTTTCTTCATCTTCTGCTATCGGCCCGTTTTGAATACGGCTTTGCGTTTTCGCAAAACGACCTTGTTGCTGGCATTGTGTGCGTTGATCAGCACAGCCTGGCCGATCAGTAAAATCGGATCGGAATTTATGCCGCCGCTGAACGAGGGCAGTCTGCTTTATATGCCGATGACTTTGCCCGGTGTGTCCCCCGCAAAGGCGCGTGAAATTTTGCAAGTGACCAACAGACAGTTGATGAATATCCCCGAAGTAAAACAGGCTTTTGGGAAAGCGGGGCGATCAAATTCGGCCACCGATCCGGCGCCTTTGGCGATGATCGAAACATGGATTGAGCTGAAGCCGCCCTCGACATGGCGCAAGGGCATGACAACGGAGAAACTGATCGCCGAAATGGATAAACATGTCCGGCTGCCCGGTATGAGAAATGTCTGGGGTTATCCGGTTAAAATCCGCACGGATATGATGACGACAGGTATTCGCACGCCGGTCGGGATTAAAATTTCCGGGCAGGATTTAAAAATTATAGACCGTTTGGCAAAGGAAATTGAGGCCGTCGCACTGAAAGTTACCGGCACAAGAAGTGCGGTTGCGGACCGTGTGCAGGGCGGAAAATTTGTTGAAATTATCACTGACCGGGAAAAAATCGCACGCTACGGCATTGCCATGACGGATGTGCAAATGACGGTACAGACTGTGCTGGGCGGCATGATGCTGGATGAAGTTGTTGAAGGGCGCGAACGTTATCCGGTGATGTTGCGCTATGACAGACCGTATCGCGAACATATCACCGACCTTAGCAACATTCTGGTCGCAGCCCCCTCGGGTGCACAGATACCGTTGACGGATATTGCGGAGATTAAAGTTAATGACGGCTCCGCAATGATTACCTCGGAAGATGCCCGTTTAAACGGCTGGGTCTTTGTCGATATTGAAAACCGCGATATTGGTGCTTATGTCACTGATTTGCAGAAGACGTTAAAAACAGTTGCCCTGCCGCAGGGATATAGTCTGAAAATTTCAGGCCAGTTTGAACAGATGCAGGAGGCAAACCATCGTTTAAGCATAGCCATTCCCGCAGCACTGCTGACGATATTAACCTTGCTGTATCTGTATTTCGGACGCTGGGATCGTACATGGATGCTGATGCTGTCTGTTCCGTTCGGTCTGATTGGCGGGTTCTGGTGGGTTTGGTTTGCGGGATATAATATGTCCGTGGCCGTAGCTGTCGGCTTTATTGCTTTGGCTGGTATTGCAACGGAAACTGCTGTGGTTATGATGATATACATTGATCATGAGATGCGCATAGCGCCGCCAACGACGATAGCAGAACTACTGGACAATATTCGCCGCGGTGCTGTCCAGAGGCTTCGTCCAAAATTGATGACTGTCGGCACAGTCATTCTTGGTTTGATACCGGTTTTCCTGACCGACGGCCCCGGTGCGGATGTTATGCGCCGGATTGCATTGCCGATGGTTGGCGGTATGGCATCGACCATGCTGCTAACACTTGTGTTTTTGCCTGTGATTTACGCCATTTATATGCAGAAAACATTAAATTTTGATGAGGAACGGAGATTGCAGAAATGA
- a CDS encoding efflux RND transporter periplasmic adaptor subunit — translation MRIILLTVMFLLCLPIPAVQAEDAKTYICPMHPHIHGQKGESCPVCGMFLVPQESESATETEKEDKSAEPEGAVKISPTYRQALGVKTETVGRHEFGKRIDAHGHIAPSTRDQHVIAVRTSGWITALEKDAVGDTVKKGDLLFSFYSPDLMSAQADYLVGRRTGRPIGDTEGRLRLYGMDNQAIKALQKSGRAMEKTPFHAPADGVLSALPMRQGSFAKEGETVLVLQDYQKLWVMAHVPLRDTQMLHENAKAVVMIDETGERFAATIETVLPATDPLRRTAMVRLLLDNTDGRLKTDTLVHIMFEADSKMRLAVPAEAVLYGKDTAYVIEDMGEGYFRPVRVQTGITAKGMTEITSGLHEGQNIVVTGQFMIDAESTLRGGFAAMSAEDGTHAQKH, via the coding sequence ATGCGTATTATTCTATTGACTGTCATGTTCTTGCTTTGCCTGCCGATCCCGGCGGTGCAGGCAGAGGATGCAAAAACCTATATCTGTCCGATGCATCCGCATATTCACGGACAGAAGGGGGAGAGCTGTCCGGTTTGCGGTATGTTCCTTGTCCCGCAAGAGAGTGAAAGCGCAACGGAAACTGAAAAAGAGGACAAAAGTGCTGAACCGGAAGGGGCGGTAAAAATTTCCCCGACATACCGGCAGGCATTGGGTGTGAAAACGGAGACGGTCGGTCGTCACGAATTCGGAAAACGGATTGACGCGCATGGTCATATCGCGCCCAGCACGCGTGACCAGCATGTTATCGCTGTGCGCACATCCGGCTGGATTACGGCGCTGGAGAAAGATGCTGTTGGCGATACCGTCAAAAAAGGCGATCTGCTTTTTTCCTTTTACAGCCCTGACTTGATGAGCGCACAGGCCGACTATCTTGTCGGACGGCGCACCGGTCGCCCGATCGGCGATACGGAAGGGCGGCTGCGTTTATACGGTATGGATAATCAGGCGATTAAAGCGCTGCAAAAATCAGGCCGTGCCATGGAAAAAACACCGTTTCACGCTCCTGCGGACGGTGTCCTCTCTGCTTTGCCTATGCGTCAGGGCTCATTTGCGAAAGAGGGGGAAACCGTTTTGGTTTTGCAGGATTATCAAAAGCTCTGGGTGATGGCGCATGTGCCTTTGCGGGATACGCAAATGCTGCATGAAAATGCAAAGGCGGTTGTGATGATTGACGAAACCGGAGAGCGTTTCGCCGCGACCATAGAAACGGTTTTGCCTGCAACCGATCCGCTGCGCCGTACGGCGATGGTCAGGCTTTTGCTCGATAATACGGATGGCAGGCTCAAAACGGATACGCTCGTCCATATCATGTTTGAGGCGGATAGCAAAATGCGGCTTGCCGTTCCGGCTGAGGCTGTTTTATACGGTAAAGACACCGCATATGTTATCGAAGATATGGGAGAGGGATATTTCCGGCCTGTGCGTGTACAAACAGGTATCACCGCCAAAGGAATGACCGAAATCACATCAGGCTTGCATGAAGGACAAAATATTGTTGTCACGGGGCAGTTCATGATTGATGCGGAAAGCACGTTGCGCGGCGGGTTTGCCGCCATGAGCGCAGAGGATGGCACCCATGCACAGAAACACTGA